A single Campylobacter hyointestinalis subsp. hyointestinalis DNA region contains:
- a CDS encoding DMT family transporter, whose translation MKINLQGSIYLALCILLWSFIPVFAKFAGTSLDHHQYLFYSSIVSFASLLVVLIFSKSIKSVFSYKFSTYVFLFFLGFLDFFYYLLLYFGYQRSNGLEVLVVQYTWPIFIVLLSVILLKESLGRNKILSLVFGFSATILVLLKGDIWSVNFTQMNVILFVALGAFSFALFSVLSKKVKVSAINAVCIYFFGAVLYSFFSVFCFSEFKLPNLKEWGFILINGVFLNGISYLFWIKALQGLEASFAAMFIFVIPILSAFLLVLVFGEEILGVYLISLALVIVSGVLASLKKKSKT comes from the coding sequence ATGAAGATAAACTTACAAGGCAGTATCTACTTGGCTCTTTGCATACTGCTTTGGTCTTTTATACCGGTATTTGCTAAATTTGCTGGGACTAGCTTGGATCATCATCAGTATCTTTTTTACTCAAGCATAGTTTCTTTTGCATCACTCTTGGTCGTTTTGATATTTAGCAAAAGCATTAAAAGCGTATTTTCTTATAAGTTTAGTACTTATGTTTTTTTATTTTTTCTTGGATTTTTAGACTTTTTTTACTATCTTCTTTTATATTTTGGATACCAAAGATCAAATGGTTTAGAAGTCCTTGTGGTGCAATACACGTGGCCTATTTTTATCGTTTTATTATCCGTCATATTGCTAAAAGAAAGCTTGGGACGAAATAAAATATTGTCTTTGGTGTTTGGCTTTAGTGCTACTATTTTAGTGCTTTTAAAAGGCGATATATGGAGCGTGAACTTTACTCAAATGAACGTGATCTTGTTTGTCGCTTTGGGCGCTTTTAGTTTCGCTCTGTTTTCCGTACTTAGCAAAAAAGTAAAAGTTAGTGCGATAAATGCAGTTTGTATCTATTTTTTCGGTGCTGTTTTGTACTCATTTTTTAGTGTTTTTTGTTTTAGCGAATTTAAACTTCCAAATTTGAAAGAGTGGGGATTTATACTCATAAACGGCGTGTTTTTAAACGGTATTTCGTATCTGTTTTGGATAAAAGCTTTGCAAGGACTAGAAGCGTCTTTTGCTGCTATGTTTATTTTCGTGATTCCTATCCTTTCTGCATTTTTGCTGGTTTTGGTATTTGGCGAAGAAATATTGGGGGTTTATCTCATCTCGCTTGCGTTAGTCATAGTCTCTGGAGTCTTGGCTAGCTTGAAGAAAAAGTCTAAAACTTAA
- a CDS encoding Na+/H+ antiporter family protein, with protein sequence MLLTNPVVLSVLLMCVLCLLRFNVFLAILISALAAGMLAGKGLVETTNLLITGMQGNLETALSYILLGALAAAISMTNLTPILIHYVSKFISKKVFWFSLSIAFIACFSQNLIPVHIAFIPILIPPLLALMNKLRIDRRAVACALTFGLQAPYVSISVGFGLLFHTILKKELGNNGINVEIGDISSVMWIGGVAMLIGLVLALFYYRKPRDYTQSALESKELKVAQKEDLCMGQKEWVVLGGAVIAFGVQIWSSSLPLGAILGLIVMIIFGGIEYKKMDKVMEQGLAMMAFIAFIMLVAAGFGSVIRETGGISELINFASSISGGKLGGAIIMLVIGLLVTMGIGTSFGTIPIIAAIYVPLCVSLGFSVPATILLVGIAAALGDAGSPASDSTLGPTSGLNADGKHSHIYDTCVPTFIFFNIPLIVFGVIFSLFI encoded by the coding sequence ATGTTACTAACAAATCCCGTGGTGCTTAGCGTTTTACTTATGTGTGTTTTGTGCTTACTGCGCTTTAACGTCTTTTTAGCCATACTTATCTCGGCTTTGGCCGCTGGAATGCTTGCTGGAAAAGGTCTGGTAGAGACCACGAATTTACTTATAACAGGAATGCAAGGCAACTTAGAAACCGCACTTAGCTACATACTTCTTGGAGCGCTTGCCGCGGCTATCAGTATGACAAATTTAACTCCTATTTTGATACATTACGTTAGTAAATTTATCAGTAAAAAGGTTTTTTGGTTTTCTTTGAGTATAGCTTTTATAGCATGTTTTTCTCAAAATCTCATACCAGTTCATATAGCTTTTATACCTATCTTGATACCACCCTTGCTTGCTTTGATGAATAAGCTTAGGATAGATAGACGAGCTGTGGCGTGCGCACTTACTTTTGGACTACAAGCCCCGTATGTCAGTATTTCAGTCGGTTTTGGTCTTTTGTTTCATACTATTCTTAAAAAAGAGCTTGGAAATAACGGCATTAACGTAGAGATAGGCGATATAAGTAGCGTTATGTGGATAGGCGGCGTAGCTATGCTCATCGGTTTAGTTCTGGCTCTATTTTATTATAGAAAACCTAGAGATTATACGCAAAGTGCTTTAGAAAGTAAAGAGCTAAAAGTAGCACAAAAAGAAGATCTTTGTATGGGGCAAAAAGAGTGGGTAGTGCTTGGCGGTGCAGTGATCGCTTTTGGTGTGCAAATTTGGAGCAGTTCTCTTCCTTTAGGAGCTATTTTGGGACTTATCGTTATGATAATATTTGGCGGTATAGAGTATAAAAAGATGGATAAAGTGATGGAACAAGGTCTTGCTATGATGGCGTTTATCGCTTTTATTATGCTTGTGGCTGCTGGATTTGGTTCGGTTATCAGAGAAACTGGCGGTATAAGTGAGCTTATAAATTTTGCGAGTTCTATAAGCGGTGGTAAGCTTGGTGGAGCTATCATAATGCTAGTTATCGGACTTCTTGTAACTATGGGTATCGGAACTAGTTTTGGGACTATCCCTATCATAGCAGCTATTTACGTGCCGCTTTGCGTGAGCCTTGGATTTAGTGTTCCTGCTACTATACTTTTAGTTGGTATAGCCGCTGCCTTAGGAGACGCCGGAAGCCCTGCGAGCGATAGTACTTTAGGGCCGACTTCGGGACTAAACGCCGATGGTAAGCATAGCCACATCTATGATACTTGTGTACCGACTTTTATATTTTTCAATATCCCGCTAATCGTATTTGGCGTGATATTTTCGCTATTTATCTAA
- a CDS encoding aromatic amino acid transport family protein translates to MKWTKFDTRWMLSLFGTAIGAGILFLPIKAGVGGFPPVVVMTFLIFPMVWLSHRSLSRFVGSADGERDITQAAEEYWGRGVSFAITILYFFAIYPICLAYGVGITNTFANFFIYQLGLTSLFDPTTMTLYPWIRAVLSAVLVALMTMVMFLKEEFITRACNMLVYPLCAVLFAFSLYLIPHWKLESVSQIGSLKDFLVTVWLTLPVLVFAFNHSPAISTFTMSVKRRYPQNAHAKSNQILFNTTIMLVSFTMFFVFSCILCLDVNDFSAARAANIPILSYFADKFDNNLISYGAPLVAFLAIASSFFGHYFGAYEGLNGIIRKGIKMSGNERPNVYNIKKFSTTFMLVTIIIVAYVNPSILDFIENLGGPIIAAILFVMPIVAIYSVKKLHKHKNLVLDGFVLLTGLLTISSVVYKMMI, encoded by the coding sequence ATGAAATGGACTAAATTTGATACTCGCTGGATGTTGTCGCTATTTGGAACGGCTATTGGGGCGGGAATTCTTTTTTTACCGATAAAAGCCGGAGTAGGCGGCTTCCCTCCTGTTGTGGTTATGACTTTTTTGATATTTCCTATGGTTTGGTTATCGCATAGATCTCTTAGTCGTTTCGTAGGCTCGGCCGATGGTGAGCGCGACATCACACAAGCAGCTGAAGAGTACTGGGGCAGGGGAGTTAGCTTTGCTATTACGATTTTGTATTTTTTCGCTATCTATCCTATATGCTTGGCTTATGGAGTTGGCATCACAAATACATTTGCAAATTTTTTCATTTATCAATTAGGTCTTACTAGCTTGTTTGATCCTACGACTATGACTTTGTATCCGTGGATAAGAGCCGTGCTTTCTGCTGTATTAGTCGCTCTTATGACAATGGTAATGTTTTTAAAAGAAGAGTTTATCACAAGAGCCTGTAATATGCTAGTCTATCCGCTTTGCGCTGTTTTATTTGCATTTTCTTTGTATCTCATTCCTCATTGGAAATTAGAGTCAGTGTCTCAAATAGGAAGCTTAAAAGACTTTTTGGTCACTGTTTGGCTAACGCTTCCTGTGCTAGTGTTTGCATTTAATCATTCGCCTGCGATCTCAACCTTTACTATGAGCGTTAAAAGAAGATATCCGCAAAATGCTCACGCAAAGAGCAATCAGATACTATTTAACACCACTATAATGTTAGTAAGTTTTACTATGTTTTTTGTATTTTCTTGTATTTTGTGTCTAGATGTAAATGATTTTAGCGCAGCTAGAGCGGCAAATATACCTATCCTTTCATATTTTGCCGATAAATTTGATAATAATCTCATATCTTATGGCGCACCACTTGTCGCGTTTTTGGCTATTGCTAGTTCGTTTTTTGGACATTATTTCGGAGCTTATGAAGGACTAAATGGGATAATTCGTAAAGGTATCAAAATGAGCGGCAACGAGCGACCAAACGTATATAATATCAAGAAATTCAGTACGACTTTTATGTTAGTTACCATCATCATAGTGGCTTACGTAAATCCTAGCATACTTGATTTTATAGAGAATTTAGGTGGTCCTATCATAGCTGCTATTTTGTTTGTTATGCCTATCGTTGCTATTTATAGTGTTAAAAAACTACACAAACATAAAAATTTAGTTCTTGATGGTTTTGTTTTGCTCACAGGGCTTCTTACTATCAGCAGTGTCGTTTATAAAATGATGATTTAG
- the ilvD gene encoding dihydroxy-acid dehydratase: MRSDIIKDGYTRTPHRSLLRATGLKDDDFKKPFIGVANSFIEIIPGHFFLNKYSEILKDEIRKNGCVPFEFNTIGVDDGIAMGHEGMLYSLPSREIIANSVETVMNAHALDALVCIPNCDKIVPGMLMGALRVNVPTIFISGGPMAAGVGAKGEALDLNSAFEAVGAYETKRIDEKELKFIECNACPSGGSCSGMFTANSMNTLCEAMGVALEGNGTVLALTPEREELIRKAARRICEIALDERYKIRNIINEKTIKNAMVVDMAMGGSSNTILHMLAISREAGSPLDIASLNDISRSVPHIAKIAPSLPSVHMQDVARAGGLSAVINEIAKFNSDLLSLDALTISGESLGDRVKNAEILDESVIHTVENAYSKVGGLAILFGNLAEQGCVIKVAGIIGGRQFSGKAVCFNSQDEAINGISSGKVQKGDVVVLRYEGPKGGPGMQEMLSPTSLIVGRGLGADVALITDGRFSGATRGLSIGHVSPEAAEGGMIGLLKDGDIIDIDVDKFSINVRLSDTEIEARRKEWKYAGKQVNSRCLRQYQKLVTNASNGAILEA; encoded by the coding sequence ATGCGAAGCGATATCATAAAAGACGGTTACACAAGGACTCCACACCGCTCACTTCTAAGAGCGACTGGGCTTAAAGATGACGACTTTAAAAAACCGTTTATCGGCGTGGCAAATAGCTTCATAGAGATAATCCCTGGACATTTTTTCTTAAACAAATACTCAGAGATCCTTAAAGACGAGATCCGCAAAAACGGCTGCGTACCGTTTGAGTTCAATACTATCGGTGTTGATGATGGTATCGCTATGGGGCACGAGGGTATGCTTTACTCGCTTCCAAGCCGTGAGATCATCGCAAACTCTGTTGAAACAGTGATGAACGCTCACGCACTTGACGCACTTGTTTGCATACCTAACTGCGACAAGATCGTCCCTGGAATGCTTATGGGCGCACTAAGAGTAAATGTACCGACCATATTTATAAGCGGCGGTCCTATGGCTGCTGGAGTCGGAGCTAAAGGTGAAGCTTTGGATCTAAACTCTGCTTTTGAAGCAGTCGGTGCTTATGAGACAAAGCGTATTGATGAAAAAGAGCTTAAATTTATCGAATGCAACGCCTGTCCAAGTGGCGGAAGCTGCTCAGGAATGTTTACTGCAAATTCGATGAATACGCTTTGTGAAGCTATGGGCGTAGCTTTAGAGGGAAATGGCACCGTGCTTGCACTCACTCCTGAGCGCGAAGAGCTCATCAGAAAAGCAGCGCGCAGGATCTGCGAGATTGCACTTGATGAGCGCTATAAGATCAGAAATATAATCAATGAAAAAACTATCAAAAACGCTATGGTCGTAGATATGGCAATGGGCGGAAGCTCAAATACAATTTTACATATGTTAGCTATAAGCCGTGAAGCTGGCTCACCGCTAGACATAGCTAGTCTAAATGACATAAGTCGCTCAGTACCACACATAGCTAAAATAGCTCCGAGTCTGCCTAGTGTACATATGCAAGACGTCGCTAGAGCCGGGGGACTAAGCGCAGTTATAAACGAGATAGCTAAATTTAATAGCGATTTACTAAGTTTAGACGCTCTTACCATAAGCGGCGAGAGCTTAGGAGATAGGGTAAAAAATGCTGAGATTTTAGATGAAAGCGTGATCCATACAGTAGAAAATGCTTACTCAAAAGTAGGCGGACTAGCTATTTTATTTGGAAATTTAGCAGAGCAAGGATGCGTGATAAAGGTTGCTGGTATCATCGGCGGCAGACAATTTAGCGGAAAAGCGGTCTGCTTTAACTCTCAAGATGAAGCTATAAATGGAATTTCAAGTGGGAAAGTTCAAAAAGGGGATGTCGTAGTTTTAAGATACGAAGGACCAAAAGGAGGTCCCGGAATGCAAGAAATGCTAAGTCCAACTAGCCTTATAGTGGGACGTGGGCTTGGAGCGGACGTAGCTCTCATAACAGACGGTAGATTTAGCGGAGCGACAAGGGGACTTAGCATAGGACACGTAAGCCCAGAAGCAGCCGAAGGCGGTATGATAGGGCTCTTAAAAGACGGTGACATTATAGATATCGACGTAGATAAATTTAGTATAAACGTACGTTTAAGCGACACTGAGATAGAAGCGAGACGCAAAGAGTGGAAATACGCTGGAAAACAAGTAAATAGCCGCTGTCTAAGACAGTACCAAAAACTAGTCACAAATGCAAGCAACGGCGCGATTTTAGAGGCGTGA
- a CDS encoding CTP synthase has product MDKSKQNHSQGDVSSKQTKYIFVTGGVLSSLGKGIAAASIATLLKNVGLKVSILKADPYINVDPGTMSPLEHGEVFVTDDGAETDLDLGHYERFLDESLSQKNNFTTGRVYSSVIEKERRGDYLGKTIQVIPHIVGEIVERIKKAGEGKDILIVEIGGTVGDIEGLPFLEAIRALRSEVGRKNGMFIHLTLVPYIKVAGELKTKPTQHSVGELRRIGISPDMIICRSEIPLNRELKDKIASSCGVERNSVIESPDLGSIYQVPLSFLKQDILTPIAEVLDLGELKPDMEKWDNLVKRVIAPSDSVTIAFVGKYIDLKESYKSLTESIIHAGANLDARVNIKWCDSEKIDENNVEETLKDVDAVLVAGGFGSRGVLGKMQAIKYARENKIPYLGICLGMQLSMIEFARNVLNLEDADSIEFKEDCKNPIIYLIDSFIDASGKKQLRTHKSPLGGTMRLGSYKCNILPNSLLSRVYNGVKSIKERHRHRYEANPAFREAFEKNGLIVSGESDGLIEAVELKDHPFFLGVQFHPEFTSRLTNPNPAILGFIKAGIENKNVR; this is encoded by the coding sequence ATGGATAAATCAAAACAAAATCATTCGCAAGGCGATGTTTCTTCAAAGCAAACAAAGTATATTTTCGTAACGGGTGGCGTTTTATCAAGCCTTGGAAAAGGTATCGCTGCTGCTAGTATCGCTACACTCTTAAAAAATGTAGGATTGAAAGTCAGCATACTAAAAGCTGATCCGTATATAAACGTAGATCCAGGTACAATGAGTCCGCTTGAACACGGCGAAGTTTTTGTTACTGATGATGGAGCCGAAACCGACCTAGATCTAGGACATTACGAAAGATTTTTAGATGAGAGCTTAAGCCAAAAAAACAACTTCACAACAGGAAGAGTTTATAGCTCTGTCATAGAAAAAGAGCGTCGTGGCGACTACCTTGGTAAAACTATTCAAGTCATACCGCATATCGTCGGTGAGATAGTTGAGCGCATAAAAAAAGCTGGAGAGGGAAAAGATATCCTTATAGTCGAGATCGGAGGGACGGTAGGAGATATAGAAGGGCTTCCATTTTTAGAAGCTATACGCGCTCTAAGAAGTGAAGTAGGACGCAAAAACGGTATGTTTATACACTTGACTTTGGTACCTTACATAAAAGTTGCAGGTGAGTTAAAAACAAAACCTACTCAGCATAGCGTAGGCGAACTACGCCGCATAGGCATCAGTCCTGATATGATAATATGTCGTTCAGAAATTCCACTTAATCGTGAGCTAAAAGATAAAATAGCAAGCAGTTGTGGAGTTGAGCGAAACTCTGTTATAGAAAGCCCAGATCTTGGGAGCATTTATCAAGTCCCACTCAGCTTTTTAAAACAAGATATTTTAACGCCTATCGCAGAAGTTTTAGATCTTGGAGAGCTTAAACCAGATATGGAAAAATGGGATAATCTAGTAAAAAGAGTCATAGCTCCGAGCGATAGCGTAACCATAGCATTTGTCGGAAAGTACATAGACTTAAAAGAGAGCTACAAAAGCCTCACTGAAAGCATCATCCACGCTGGAGCAAATTTAGACGCTAGAGTGAATATAAAATGGTGCGATAGTGAAAAAATCGATGAAAACAACGTAGAAGAGACGCTAAAAGACGTAGATGCAGTGCTAGTCGCTGGCGGATTTGGCTCACGTGGCGTACTTGGTAAGATGCAAGCTATCAAATACGCTAGAGAAAATAAAATACCATATCTAGGCATCTGCCTTGGTATGCAACTTAGTATGATAGAATTTGCCAGAAATGTTCTAAATTTAGAAGACGCCGACTCGATCGAGTTTAAAGAAGACTGCAAAAATCCTATAATCTATCTCATAGATAGTTTCATAGACGCAAGCGGTAAAAAACAACTCCGTACGCACAAAAGCCCACTAGGTGGCACTATGCGACTTGGAAGCTACAAATGCAACATATTACCAAATTCGCTTTTGAGCAGAGTTTATAACGGAGTAAAAAGCATAAAAGAGCGCCATAGACACAGATATGAAGCTAATCCAGCTTTTAGAGAAGCTTTTGAAAAAAACGGACTTATAGTAAGCGGCGAGAGCGACGGGCTAATAGAAGCAGTCGAACTAAAAGATCATCCGTTTTTCTTAGGTGTGCAGTTTCACCCTGAATTTACGTCTCGTCTAACAAACCCAAATCCAGCAATTTTAGGTTTCATAAAAGCTGGAATTGAAAATAAAAATGTTAGATAA
- the recJ gene encoding single-stranded-DNA-specific exonuclease RecJ, with the protein MKMLDKNEIRNLLSQRFESDLHKKLSEIPLPCELKDTYKAAHRIKTAVQNGELIAIVGDYDVDGVVSTAIMAEFFTDISADFIIRIPNRFKDGYGLNADIINELENVGLIITVDNGISANEAGELCSAKGIDLIITDHHMPPPILPKAYAIINPKQPECTFPNIEICGAQVAWYLVGALKEVCNIKNYDMGKFLDLLALAIVADMMELRDLNRILVRLGIGKINSSKRPCFEAIKCFYGKDKFEFDDISFLISPLINSAGRMDDASISFKFLRSKTLEEANRYFDMIVDFNNSRKEEEKALFESSIKDIDDNEDIIITWGDEWHEGVIGIVASRLAKRYKKPAIVFSIDGCKAKGSARSVGKFDILALIASQEKLLCGFGGHKGAAGLVIDTDKLEIFKHAINNSCFLQDLYDFSGNDEVLGEIDHNSIDYELLEILEYFEPYGQKNPRPLFELKNARVKNIKFIGKDENHLKIIIQKDNKSYEAIFFNYDYAPKVGDVIDMLVSISKNSFRGLITPQLLIKEIYT; encoded by the coding sequence ATAAAAATGTTAGATAAAAATGAAATTAGGAATCTACTTAGCCAAAGATTTGAGAGCGATCTACACAAGAAACTTTCAGAGATTCCTTTACCTTGCGAACTCAAAGATACCTATAAAGCCGCTCACCGTATAAAAACTGCCGTGCAAAACGGTGAGCTTATAGCTATAGTTGGAGATTACGATGTCGATGGCGTAGTCAGCACGGCTATAATGGCCGAGTTTTTCACCGACATCAGCGCTGATTTTATCATAAGAATCCCAAATAGATTTAAAGACGGATACGGCTTAAACGCCGATATCATAAACGAGCTAGAAAACGTAGGACTCATAATAACCGTAGATAATGGTATAAGCGCAAACGAAGCCGGAGAGCTTTGCAGCGCAAAAGGTATCGATCTCATCATCACAGATCATCATATGCCTCCGCCGATCTTGCCAAAAGCCTATGCTATCATAAATCCAAAACAACCAGAATGTACATTTCCAAATATCGAAATTTGTGGTGCACAAGTTGCTTGGTATCTAGTCGGCGCTCTAAAAGAAGTATGCAACATCAAAAACTACGATATGGGTAAATTTTTAGATCTCTTAGCTCTTGCTATCGTAGCTGATATGATGGAACTTAGGGATCTAAATCGTATATTAGTAAGACTTGGCATAGGTAAAATAAACTCAAGTAAACGCCCTTGTTTTGAAGCTATAAAATGCTTTTATGGCAAAGATAAATTTGAGTTTGATGATATAAGTTTTCTCATATCTCCGCTTATAAATTCAGCTGGAAGAATGGATGATGCGAGTATATCATTTAAATTCTTGCGTAGCAAAACATTAGAAGAAGCAAACCGCTACTTCGATATGATAGTCGATTTTAATAACTCCAGAAAAGAAGAGGAAAAAGCGCTTTTTGAGTCTTCTATAAAAGACATAGACGATAATGAAGATATCATCATCACTTGGGGCGATGAATGGCACGAGGGCGTCATAGGCATAGTCGCATCGCGTCTTGCTAAACGCTATAAAAAACCAGCTATCGTATTTAGCATCGATGGATGTAAGGCAAAAGGAAGTGCAAGAAGCGTCGGTAAATTTGATATCTTGGCGTTAATAGCCTCGCAAGAAAAGCTTTTGTGCGGTTTTGGAGGACATAAGGGCGCAGCAGGACTCGTCATAGATACAGATAAACTCGAGATCTTCAAACACGCCATAAATAACTCGTGTTTTTTACAAGATCTTTATGATTTTAGCGGAAATGATGAAGTTTTAGGCGAGATAGATCACAACTCTATTGATTATGAGCTTTTGGAAATCTTAGAATACTTCGAGCCTTATGGTCAAAAAAACCCACGTCCTCTTTTCGAGCTGAAAAACGCAAGAGTGAAAAATATCAAATTTATAGGTAAAGACGAAAATCATCTAAAAATAATCATTCAAAAAGATAACAAATCCTATGAAGCGATATTTTTCAACTACGACTACGCTCCAAAAGTCGGAGATGTCATAGATATGCTAGTTTCTATCTCAAAAAACTCATTTAGAGGACTTATCACACCGCAACTTCTTATAAAAGAAATTTACACGTAG
- the nhaA gene encoding Na+/H+ antiporter NhaA has product MNLILKFVKHESFGGVLLIISTVLALIFQNGFLSEFYREILRAEFSIGFRDFNLSKPLILWVNDGLMAIFFFVVGLELKREIADGELSKPSQIALPTIAALGGVIFPAFIFWFFNHSNEFAIRGWAIPTATDIAFALGVLLLLGKRVPSSLKIFLLTLAIIDDLCAIIIIALFYTSTLLFSAFLMAIICLFALGVLNYFKVGIKSIYILITIILWLSVLKSGVHATIAGVVAAFFIPLKDKDGRNFLEELEQDWHGIVSYIILPVFAFVNAGVGLSGVHINQLLNSVSLGIFFGLFIGKQVGVFLFSFIFIKLGFGKLPEGSTWKQFYGVCILTGIGFTMSLFVDSLAYNDSAAFFHADKLAILLASFTAGVIGFIYLYIFSKKIKD; this is encoded by the coding sequence ATGAATTTAATCTTAAAATTTGTAAAGCACGAGTCTTTTGGCGGTGTTTTATTGATCATATCTACAGTCTTAGCACTGATCTTCCAAAACGGTTTTTTAAGCGAATTTTATAGAGAAATACTAAGAGCTGAGTTTAGTATAGGTTTTCGTGATTTCAACCTTTCTAAGCCACTTATTTTATGGGTAAATGACGGACTTATGGCGATATTTTTCTTTGTCGTCGGACTTGAGCTTAAACGAGAAATAGCAGATGGCGAACTATCCAAACCATCTCAAATAGCACTTCCTACCATAGCCGCACTTGGTGGAGTGATCTTCCCTGCGTTTATATTTTGGTTTTTTAACCATTCAAACGAATTTGCTATTCGCGGCTGGGCGATACCTACTGCAACAGACATAGCTTTTGCTCTTGGAGTTTTGCTCTTGCTAGGCAAAAGAGTGCCATCAAGCCTAAAGATATTTTTACTAACTCTTGCTATCATAGATGACCTATGTGCCATTATCATCATCGCGTTATTTTACACAAGCACGCTTTTATTTAGTGCATTTTTAATGGCCATTATCTGTCTTTTTGCTCTTGGCGTACTGAATTATTTCAAAGTCGGCATAAAATCAATCTATATCTTGATAACGATAATTCTTTGGCTAAGCGTTTTAAAAAGCGGAGTACATGCTACTATAGCAGGAGTAGTAGCGGCGTTTTTCATACCTTTAAAAGACAAAGACGGTAGAAATTTTTTAGAAGAGTTAGAGCAAGACTGGCATGGGATCGTAAGCTACATCATACTTCCAGTTTTTGCCTTTGTCAATGCAGGAGTCGGACTTAGCGGAGTTCACATAAACCAGCTTTTAAACTCAGTTAGCCTCGGTATCTTCTTTGGATTATTTATAGGAAAACAAGTCGGAGTATTTTTATTTAGCTTTATATTTATAAAATTAGGATTTGGAAAACTACCAGAAGGCTCGACGTGGAAGCAGTTTTATGGTGTTTGCATACTAACTGGTATAGGATTTACGATGAGCTTATTTGTGGATTCTTTAGCTTACAACGACAGCGCCGCGTTTTTCCACGCCGATAAGCTTGCTATCTTATTAGCTTCATTTACTGCAGGAGTTATAGGTTTTATTTATTTATATATCTTTTCTAAAAAGATTAAAGATTAA
- a CDS encoding pyridoxamine 5'-phosphate oxidase family protein produces the protein MQNLDSIQNEMDFFINSFKSLFIASFSSHPVASYAPFIKENDSFYICISSVAEHFEAIRSNSDKISIMFLEDESSASTVFARKRASFRVKATFFENEPRDELFDKFQAKFKDEPVLEIIKNMLDFHIVKLDVLEGRFVKGFGKAYSTDGLKVVSHIAKSHIKNI, from the coding sequence ATGCAAAATTTAGATAGCATTCAAAATGAAATGGACTTTTTTATAAATTCATTTAAGAGTCTTTTTATAGCTAGTTTTAGCTCTCATCCAGTAGCTTCTTACGCTCCGTTTATCAAAGAAAACGATAGTTTTTATATCTGCATTTCTAGCGTGGCGGAGCATTTTGAAGCTATCAGATCAAATAGCGATAAAATTTCCATAATGTTTTTAGAAGACGAGAGCAGCGCAAGCACCGTTTTTGCTAGAAAAAGAGCGAGTTTTAGAGTAAAAGCTACTTTCTTTGAAAACGAGCCTAGGGACGAACTATTTGATAAATTTCAAGCTAAATTTAAAGATGAACCGGTTTTGGAAATTATTAAAAATATGCTTGACTTTCATATAGTAAAACTTGACGTGCTTGAGGGAAGATTTGTAAAAGGTTTTGGGAAAGCATATAGCACGGACGGATTAAAAGTCGTAAGCCACATAGCAAAATCCCATATAAAAAATATCTAA